A genomic region of Caenorhabditis elegans chromosome V contains the following coding sequences:
- the dyf-19 gene encoding Fas-binding factor 1 C-terminal domain-containing protein (Confirmed by transcript evidence): MSDDEWGDLLDNLDTEPPQPAPPPPPNLPGNSKNSRPKSSGLDFLLDSDLDKEPQAPKTVNFATNREENTSEMRAAGRSTNALSDLFGTSTGSGLGASGAASAPRRPAGASTLDDLFGTAPRAATVTPGVTVAAPAASQPTATAPPPDNFDAGRILRLEAELERVNRELEDTKRKKREDEEDLENFWKTKLEIQSKDSEKALEDSKTAQRAQISKLQDEHHVELERLKANYDRQLENVTSSTSQVGDLVAVVGKVDTISTNIDKIAADVVASTNKVSSEQSALFHLQEELLKIRETKLSEDVAALKLEQLKVHELNLSLKDLVKNQQDENEQEKWRTKEEWNRLKIERQIFKENQDRVIENVQREKLDLANKLKFYHKDQTELLFRLSSERELLEQEKSEFFAKRDQDIKRIKAEAYELDLKSQQISTADQHVTEMKLVTEAKYRQLQHLETLLTAECSEIERIRNEQKIGGNVDSGRDARRISREEELFGSNNSNQNSHRHRSESVRASLKKHYENLEKYAGQKVAHVAPQNN; encoded by the exons ATGTCAGACGATGAGTGGGGAGATTTATTAGAT aatttaGACACCGAACCACCCCAGCCAGCACCACCACCTCCCCccaatttgccgggaaattcgaaaaattcgcgGCCGAAAAGTAGTGGACTAGATTTTTTATTGGACTCTGACTTGGATAAG GAACCGCAGGCACctaaaactgtaaattttgcaacaaaccGGGAAGAAAATACATCTGAAATGAGAGcg GCTGGTCGTTCTACAAATGCTCTCAGCGACCTATTTGGCACAAGCACGGGCTCTGGGCTTGGAGCATCAGGTGCGGCGTCGGCTCCACGGAGACCCGCAGGCGCCTCCACCCTCGACGACCTTTTTGGCACGGCGCCAAGAgctgctacagtaaccccaggggttactgtagccgcTCCGGCGGCTTCACAGCCAACGGCTACTGCTCCACCACCGGATAATTTTGATGCGGGAAGGATTTTGag actaGAAGCCGAGCTAGAACGTGTAAACCGTGAGCTTGAAGACACAAAACGCAAGAAACGAGAAGACGAGGAAGATTTGgagaatttctggaaaaccaAGCTGGAAATCCAGTCAAAAGACTCGGAAAAGGCACTGGAAGACTCAAAAACTGCACAAAGAgcacaaatttcaaagcttCAAGATGAGCATCACGTGGAGCTCGAAAGGCTTAAAGCCAATTACGATAGGCAGCTAGAGAATGTGACGTCATCGACGAGTCAGGTTGGGGATCTAGTGGCAGTGGTGGGGAAAGTGGATACAATTTCTACGAATATTGATAAAATTGCGGCGGATGTGGT AGCAAGCACCAATAAAGTGAGCTCGGAGCAAAGCGCTCTTTTCCACTTGCAAGAGGaactgctgaaaattcgagagaCAAA GCTCTCCGAGGATGTGGCGGCTCTGAAGCTTGAGCAACTGAAAGTTCATGAGCTTAACCTAAGCTTGAAGGATTTGGTCAAAAATCAACAGGATGAAAATGAACAA gaAAAATGGAGGACAAAAGAGGAGTGGAaccgtctgaaaattgaacgtcaaattttcaaggaaaatcAAGACCGAGTCATTGAAAATGTGCAGAGAGAGAAGCTGGACCTGGCTAATAAATTG aaattctacCACAAAGATCAAACCGAGCTGCTTTTCCGGCTGAGCAGTGAACGGGAGCTTTTGGAGCAGGAGAAGAGCGAATTCTTTGC aaaacggGACCAGGACATCAAGAGAATCAAAGCAGAAGCCTACGAGCTGGATCTGAAATCTCAGCAAATTTCTACGGCTGACCAACATGTGACGGAGATGAAGCTGGTGACAGAGGCCAAGTACAGACAG CTTCAACACCTCGAGACCCTGCTCACCGCCGAATGCTCGGAAATCGAAAGAATccgaaatgagcaaaaaatcggtggaaacgTGGATTCGGGCCGGGACGCACGAAGAATAAGCCGTGAGGAGGAGCTGTTTGGTTCGAATAATTCCAATCAAAATAGTCATCGACATCGATCGGAAAGTGTTCGGGCTTCACTCAAAAAACactatgaaaatttggaaaaatacgcCGGGCAGAAGGTTGCTCATGTTGCGCCGCAGAATAATTGA
- the Y43F8C.5 gene encoding SCP domain-containing protein (Confirmed by transcript evidence) — MTLVLVLTILIALQHATAVDTTIEQTTPKPKWKMLQEQFDKEVEQHFLRLNDYRREVAKMMNWSSMNELKYGDFNVSDGSNSFYYSTTNSFKEVVNNLIYWANNIVDDLKENKTICEDDEDCFGAYIINPMYKSFKSSLHCGASELEPSSCDEPNAWCYFYPRSNVTWKATDQQIGEPGFACDADRYNKNGLCSLDPPTTTTTTTTTTTVKPPPPTTTPKSSDSSANINILVFCIVSITTYLWSY; from the exons ATGACCCTGGTGCTCGTCTTGACAATTCTCATTGCTCTACAACATGCAACTGCAGTGGATACAACAATCGAGCAGACAACACCGAAACCGAAATGGAAAATGCTACAGGAACAGTTTGATAAAGAAGttgaacaacattttttgagactgAACGATTATCGTCGTGAAGTTGCAAAAATGATGAATTGGTCGAGTATGAATGAACTG AAATACGGCGACTTCAATGTTTCTGATGGTTCGAATTCGTTTTATTATAGTACCACTAATTCATTTAAAGAAGTAGTGAATAATTTGATCTATTGGGCTAACAATATCGTAGAtgatttaaaagaaaataagaCTATTtgtgaagatgatgaagactGTTTTGGTGCTTACATTATTAATCCAATGTATAAGTCCTTCAAAAGTTCACTTCACTGCGGCGCAAGCGAGTTAGAACCAAGTAGTTGTGATGAGCCTAATGCATGGTGTTATTTTTATCCAAG AAGTAATGTCACGTGGAAAGCCACAGACCAGCAGATTGGAGAACCTGGATTCGCCTGTGACGCCGACCGTTACAACAAGAATGGACTGTGCTCATTGGATCCTCCGACGACAACCACCACCACTACTACGACTACTACAGTGAagccaccaccaccaactACCACTCCGAAGTCTTCTGATTCTTCCGCTAACATCAATATCCTCGTCTTCTGCATCGTGTCCATTACAACCTACTTGTGGTcttattga